Part of the Bacillus sp. THAF10 genome is shown below.
TCCAAAGTCAACATACCTTATTTACGATGATATAGAATTCGGACTGAAGGAAAGCAAGGTATTTCGATATCACTTCCAAAGAAATCATGAAACTTCAAAAGGGATAGCAATTGGAGACAAAAAAGATAAAGTCATCAGAGAGTATGGTCAACACTACTACGAACGAGTCGAAGGCGGCAATGAAACGGTGGGTTATTTTGATAAAGATAACAGGTTGCAAATAGAGTTTGGCTTTCAAGAGGATAGAGTTGTAACTGTTATTATGGAGGAACTGGAATAACTACAAAAATCCCCCCATATCGTTTTTTCTTCATAGTACTAAATATTACTTTTAGCCTTAAAATTGTTATCCCCCTGTAACCCCTCTAAAATCTCCCTGTCATCTCCACCTGTTAGTATGGGACAGGTCAGATTCTATAGAAACGGGGATGATAGTTTGAAACATTTAGTAGCAGGATTTGCATTAGCCGGAGTGTTGGCGTTTAATCCATTGATCGGTCATGCTGAATTAGGAGATCAAACGCTTGAGCCTGGAATGTGGCATGAAGACGTGAAAGAGTTACAGGAGATTTTAGATGAAAAAGGTTATTTCAAATATAGCGAAACAACTACATACTATGGAGATTATACGACTGATGCTGTGAAAGCATTTCAAGCTGATAAAGATATCGAGGTAACGGGAACTGCCGACGAGGAAACTTTCAAAGCTTTAGGTGTGGAAAGTAACGAGTCCAATATCGTCGAAGTGGCGAAAAAGTATGAGGGCACACCTTACCAGTGGGGTGGCGAAACTCCTGAAGAGGGCTTCGACTGCAGCGGCTACCTAAACTATATTTTCGATGAAGCAGAAAACAAAGATCTTCCACGTACGACAAAAGAAATGTATGAAGAAGGAACAAAAGTAGAGTCACCAGCAGTTGGCGACATCGTATTCTTTGACGTCGAAGGAAACGGCGTGAGCCACGCAGGCGTCTACATCGGCAATGGTGAATTCTACCACGCATCCTCAACAGATGGCGTAAAAGTGAGCGAACTTGACAGTAGCTACTGGAAGGATAAATACATTGGAGCGAAGCGGTTCTAAAGGAACGGTACGGAGGGACAGGTCCCTCGTCCCAGCCCCTTTCTCACTCAATTAAATTACAAGGAAAAGAGACATGTCGTATTGGCATGTTTCTTTTCTTTGAACGGTTTTCTAGAGTAGTTAAAGAATGACTGGTGCTAATTGCGGCACTTTTGAGAGTTATTTAGATGTTATTGCGAAACTCTAAATGATTGCTGTAATAGGTTCCTCTCACTTTTTCCAAACAAACTTTCTTCCTAAAAACCACGGTACTAATACACTTGCAGCAACCCGTTACCCCTTCCCATCGTCCCATATGTTATACTTCTATAGAACGGATGCTAGTACGATGCCTCCGCAACGAGATACCTGATGGAGGTGTTAGAACATGAATAAACGATGGACCCTAGGAAAGATACATGAATTTGTTGAGAAGAATTCAGATTGTAAACTTTTATCCACG
Proteins encoded:
- a CDS encoding C40 family peptidase, with product MKHLVAGFALAGVLAFNPLIGHAELGDQTLEPGMWHEDVKELQEILDEKGYFKYSETTTYYGDYTTDAVKAFQADKDIEVTGTADEETFKALGVESNESNIVEVAKKYEGTPYQWGGETPEEGFDCSGYLNYIFDEAENKDLPRTTKEMYEEGTKVESPAVGDIVFFDVEGNGVSHAGVYIGNGEFYHASSTDGVKVSELDSSYWKDKYIGAKRF